From the genome of Agromyces intestinalis:
GTTCCCTGTGGACCGCGGCTCGGCGACGCGAGCCCGAACGGGTCGCGGGCGTACCTCGCCTGCCTCACCGGCGGAATCCTCGCGACCGACTACACGACCGGCGACCCCGTCGGTCAGCTCGTGCCGATCGGCTCGAACGTGGAGTCGGTCAGTGTCGTCGGCGACGACACCGGCGCACCCGAGCGGCTGTACGCGACGAGCGGCGGCTCCGACCAGCTGCTCGTCTTCACGCGGCCGACGGCGAACGCCGGCGCCGACCAGACGGTCGACGAGGGCGATGACGCCGAGTTCTCGGTGGTCTTCGACGACTTCTGGCAGGAGCTGCAGTGGCAGGTCAGCACCGACGACGGAACCACGTGGACGGACCTCGCCGATGCGACCGGCGAGTCGATCACGGTTCCGGGTGAGTTGGCGAACTCGGGCAACCTCTACCGGGTGGTGGCGACCAGCGCGTTCTTCGACCCGGTGCTGAGCGAGGCCATGCTGCTCACGGTCATCCCGACGCCGATCCCGCCGACGACGCCGGTGCCGACCACGCCGGTCCCGACCACGCCCGTGCCGACGACACCGGTGCCGACGACGACGGCGCCGGCGCCGACGCCCTGCCCGGCGCCGACCCCCGACACGACCCGGCCGCCGTGCCTGGCCGAGTCGGGTGTCGACGCGCCCGCGCCCGGCGCCTGGACGGCGGCGGGAGTTCTGCTGCTGATCGGGGCGTTGCTCGCGCTGGGTGCGGCTCGCCGCCGCCAGGCCTGACCCGCCGCTCACGCCATGACGGGCGCGGCGCGGCTCACCACCCGACCTCGGCGACGAGTTCGCCGAACAGCTGCTCGGCGTCGCATTCGAGCCGCTGCCGGGTGAACCATGTGCACAGGTTCACGCAGTCGCGGTGCATGAGGTCGAATCCGGCGGGGTTCGCGACCACGTCGACGACCTGCGGCAGGTCGATCGCCACGACACGGCCCCGGTGCACGAGCAGGTTGTACGGCGAGAGGTCGCCGTGGGTGAGGCCTGCCCGGGCGAGGGTCCGCATGAACTGGACCACCTGCTGGAAGAGGTCGCGCAGCTCGTCGTGTGACGCGCGCACCTGGGCGAGCCGGGGTGCCGCGACCCGCCCGTCGCCGATGAATTCCATGAGCACCTCGGTCTCGTGCACCTGCACCGGGTACGGCACCGAGGCGCCGAGCTCGGTGAGCCGGCGGAGTGCCGCGAATTCGGCCATCGCCCACTGCACGCGGGCGACCTCGCGGCCGAAGGTGGTTCCCGTTTTCACCGCGCGAGCGTCGCGGCTGCGGCGGGTGCCGCGACCCTCGGTGTAGACGGTCGAGCGGTGGAAGTCGGAGTGCTCGGCGCCGCGATAGCGCTTGGCGGCGAGCAGCGTCGACTGCCCCGTCGAGCCGGGCGCGCCGGGCTCGACGCCGGGCACGGCGCGCTCGATGAGGAAGAGGTCGGCCTCCTTGCCGCTCTTCACGACGCCGAGTTCGGTGTCGATGGCTGCGGCCGAGGTCACGACCCAGTCGGGGCGCGGCAGCGGGCCGCGCTCGGACGGGGTGGTCGCGGGCCAGGTCGACCAGCGCTGGTGCTCGTCGGGCTCGACCTGCGAGAAGGCGAGGGCGGACGCGTCGAAGGACGCGGCGTCGAAGGACGCGGTGGAACTGGAGGATGTCACGGTGGATCTCCGGATCAGGAGGCCACCGGGTGCGAAGTGCGGTTAGGCGGTGGCCTCGGAAGGAAGGATGTCTGCGATGCGCTCGACAGTGACGGCGTTCATCGTTCGCTCCTTCCGCTGATCTGGCTGAGATCGGGTGGGATTCCACCGGATGTCTCGGATGCCTCGTGCTGAGGCCCGCCGGCGAGCCTACGCGCCCGTGGTGTGCGTGTCCAGAGTCGCGACCCGGCGTGATCAGCATGTGATTTGATGGTTCTCTCAAACCGTGAATCCGGGAGCCGCCATGATCGTCGACCCCACCCGCCCGCTGTACGAGGTGAAAGCCGGGCTGTTCAAGGGGCTCGCGCACCCCATCCGCATCCGCATCCTCGAGGTGCTCTCGTCGGCCGCCGAAGTGCCCGTCGCCTCCCTGCTCGAGCAGACCTCGCTCGAGGCATCCCACCTGTCGCAGCACCTCGCCGTGCTGCGACGCAACCGGCTCGTCGAGTCCGAACGGCGCGGCAGCCTCGTGTACTACCGACTCGCCTACGCCGAGGTCGCCGACCTGCTGCGCGTCGCCCGGGTGCTGCTCGGCGAGATCCTCGGCACCACCGAGCAGCAACTCGTCGCGCAGCGCGAACTGCCCGAAATCCCGCGGGCCGACACATGGGCCGAGGCGCGCGGATGAGCGGCACCGCGGCACGCCTGCGCGGCCTGCTGCCGTCGGCCGCCGACTATCGCGGGCTCGGGCGCACCTGGCGCGTCGACCTGCTCGCCGGGGTGACGGTCGGCATCGTCGCGCTGCCGCTCGCACTCGCGTTCGGCGTGACCTCGGGCGCCGGCGCCGAAGCCGGGCTCGTCACCGCGATCGTCGCCGGGTTCGTCGCCGCCGTGTTCGGCGGGTCGAACGTGCAGGTGTCGGGACCGACCGGCGCGATGGTCGTCGTCCTCGCGCCCATCATCGCGGCGCACGGTGTCGGCGTGCTCGCCGTGGTGTGCGTGCTCGCGGGCCTCGTCGTGGCCGCCGCCGGGGCGCTGCGGCTGGGCCGCGCCGTGTCCTACATCCCCTGGCCGGTGATCGAGGGCTTCACCCTCGGCATCGCGGTCATCATCTTCCTGCAGCAGGTGCCCGCGGCGCTCGGCACCACGGCCGGGCCCAGCCCCAATGCCCTCGTGGCGGGCGTCGAGTCGCTGCCGACCGCCGCCTGGCCCGAGGTCGGCTGGACTCTCGGGATCGTCGGCGTCGTGGCGGCCGTCATGTTGCTCGGGCCGCGGTGGATCCACCCTCGGTTCCCCGGTTCGATCGTCGCGATCGTCCTCGTCACTGTGGTCGCGGCCATCGCGCACCTCCCCGTCGACACGATCGGCGAGCTGCCGCCGGGGCTGCCCGCCCCGACCCTGCCGACGTTCACGTGGGATCAGCTCGCCGGCCTCGCGGGCCCCATCTTCGCCGTCGCCGCGCTCGCCGCGATCGAGTCGCTGCTGTCGGCGCGAGTCGCGGCATCCATCTCCGATACCGGGCCGTACGACGCCGACCGCGAACTCGTCGGCCAGGGTCTCGCGTCGATCGCGGCCGGACTGTTCGGCGGCATGCCGGCGACCGGCGCGATCGCCCGAACCGCGGTCAACGTCAGGGCGGGCGCCCGCACCCGACTCGCGGCCGTCGTGCACGCGGTGCTGCTGCTCGGGGTCGTCTCGTTCGGGGCATCCATCGTCGGAAGCATCCCGCTCGCCGCGCTCGCCGGCGTGCTCATGGTGACCGCGACCCGCATGATCTCGATCGCGACCGTGCGCAGCGTCGTCGGCTCGACGCGCTCGGATGCGATCGTGTTCGTCGTGACCGCCGTCATCACCGTGAGCTTCGACCTGATCTACGCGGTGCTCATCGGGGTCGCCGCAGCAGCGTTCTTCGCGCTGCGTGCGCTCGCGAACTCTGCGGGGGTGCACCGCGAGGAACTGCCCGGCCCGGCCGAGCCGGGCGATGAGCGCATCGCGCTGTTCCGGCTCGAGGGTGCGCTGTTCTTCGGCGCGGCCGAGCGGGTGCTCGAGCGGGTGGGCGACATCCGCGACATCGAGGTCGTCATCATCCGGATGTCGCAGCTGCAGATCCTCGACGCCACCGGTGCCCAGGTCATCACCGAGCTCATCACCCAACTCGAACGCCGCGGCGTGACCGTGCTCGTGAAGGGCATCCGCAGCCACCACCTGCGCCTCGCCGAACGCGTCGGCGTGGTGCGGTCGCTGCGCCACCAGAAGCACCTGTTCGACGAGTTGCCGCCCGCAGTCGAGCACGCCCGCAGCCACGTGCGCCGCGCGGCCGAGGCTCACGGCGCGTAGGCGCGTCGCAGGCCCGTCGTCAGGGTATCGAGTCCGGTTGCCCGTTCGAAAATGAGGGCGCTCACGGCAGGGGATCTCCGGGCCGGGCTACTAGTATCCGAGGCCGGCACCCGTTCAGAGTGGTGGTTGAGCGCGAGACCACGCCGTATCAGCAGGTGTCCCCGCCCGTTCCAACTCGGTCGGCACAACGCTTGCCAAGTAGGTCAGCGGTACCGCGGAGAGGAGCGGCGGATCTCCCAGATCGGCGGGGCGGAAAGTGAAATCGAGCGGCCCGGTCTCATTTCCGGGCTCGACTGTCCGCCCCGCGACGAGGATGTCCTCATGGTACGTAGTGATTTCGATCAGGCGCGCACTGATCGGAACCGCCATACCGAGACCGACGTAGGGTCGATCGATCGTGCCGCCCTCGAGACGCGTGCGGCCTTCGGGGTCTATGAACGCGAAGACCGAGGGGATGCCCCTTGGGATCGCCTCGGCGAACATGCCGAAGAAGTATGCGCGATCGACGGTGTCCGGCGGGTGGTGCGCGCGGATCTGGATCTGGGGTGTGCTCACGTGGGGCAGGATCGCGAGCACATCCTGAACTGTCATATCCCCGATCCATCGAGCGACCTCTCGGAATCGTGCAGGTGAGATGCCCGTCAGTCTCGAGAATTGGGTACTGAATGTTCCGACGCTTTGGTATCCGACGATCGACGCAATCTCCCATGCTGGGGTGCCGGTGAACGCGAGGAGTTCCTTCGCGCGCTGCATCCGGAGCGCACCGAGGAACTGCGCCAGCGGGACGCCCGTTGCCTGACGGAACAGGCGATGGAAATGGTAGCTGCTGTAGAAATGCTGTTCTGCGGTCTCTCGCAACGGATGAGGTGCCGCGAGGTCGTTGCGCATGGATTCGATCGCTGCCGCGACTCCTGCCCATCGGGGCTCGTCCCAACGCGGTCGCTCTGTTGCTGATTGCTCCGACGATGATGAGACTTCGCGCTGCCTCACACGGTCACCCCTCGCTAGATGTGCGCTCAGGTTAGCAATCCTGTAAGAACGGGATTTAACGAGAATCGGCGCCCACACCAGAAGGTGCGGGCGCCGATTCAACCGACCTGCGGTCAGCGTCCGAGCTCAGCGCCGCCGGTGACGGTATCGATCGATCCGTCGGGACGACCGTGGCACTTGATGGCGTTGAGCGTGAAGGCGTCCGCGGAGGTGTAGTCGCCGGCCTTGCCGCGGAACGTGCCGTACATCTTCGTGTTCGTCGCGGGACCGGCGACTGGGTCCGAGGGGTTCGCGAGCTGCACGTGGCCCGCTTGGACGATGCCGGCTTCCATCGCCGCCTCGAGGTTCGTGGCCGCGAAGCCGTAGAAGCGGCCACGAACGCTCTTGACGAACGGGAATTCGGCCGCACGCACGCGGTCGGCTCGGGGCCCGTCGCCGATGATCTCGTACTCGTCCTGGTCCGCCAGGTGGGTGAGTGCGATGCGCAGCAGTGAGACCGGGCTGTCGATCGCCTCGCCCACCTCGACGAGGCCGCTCGGGTAGTACGGCCGAATGGTGTCGGACATGTAGTTGTGCTCGAGGAGCTTTCCCTCGTACTCGACGCTGTGGCCGCGGAAGGGGAAGATCTCGTAGTGGGCGCTGCCGTCCTCGTGGAACGCGTCGAGCTCCTTCTCCACGGTCAGATCCGTACGGATCGTGTCCGTGTTGGTGCACGCGAGTACTCGCCCGAGGATGGAGTCGAACCACAACGGCGAGAGCACCGCACGCGCCGCGCCGACGCCCGGCAGCTGGACGATGATGTTTCCGCTGATGACGAGCGGAACGGTCTGGTCGAAGTACCCGGTCTCTTCGACGAGTGCTGTCGTGTACACGCGCGAAACGGCTTCACCGCTCACGTCTCCGAGCAGGACTCGCGCCCAGTCGGCGACCTCCGGGTCAACGTCGTCGGTGTAGTTGGCGAGGGTCTCGGCACTCGCCGTGCCGGCGAGCTTGAGGGCGAGCCAGAGTGCCCCCTGGCGGACATCCCGTGAGGTCTCCTCCCGGATGATCTCGTCGACCAGCCCGAGCGCGTCGGGGCCGGTGCGGTCGGCGAACTCCCACAGCGCGCGCTCGCGCTCGAGCGGGCTGTCGTCCTCACGAGCGGCGGCCAGGAGCTGGCGGTCGGAGCGGGTGTCGTACGGAAGGAATCGGTCGGTCAGGGGCCGGGCAAAGTCCAGGTGCTCAGCCGGGTCGTGGAATCGCGACGCCGGCGGTCCGGCGAACGGGTCGATCCCGGTCGCGCTGAGCATGTGGTCGTGCGAGAGAGCCATGTGGATCACCTTTCTGACGGTTGATGCGGTGATCACTACACGAAACCGTAGTGAATTGCCGCGATCTGAGTATGGAACCATCGGACTCCGTGCGCCTTATCGCAGATTGCGGTATGGGCTGTTCCTACTTCCTCCACACGCGGGATCCGCGTCAGGATCGAGTTCCCTACCGTCGGACTCGGGCACTTGGTGTAGTAGAGGAGACAGCGATGACACGTGACGTTGCGATCACTCAGCGCGGAGCTCCGATTGCTCGCCTGGTGCAGTCCTTCGGACCTGGTTACATGAAGTTCGCGCAGATCGCCTCCACGCGCGAGGACATGCTCCCCCAATTCCTCCGTGAGGCGCTGGTCCCGCTTCAGGACCGTGCTGTACCGATGAGCAGGACCGAGTTCGACCATGCGCTGGCGCGGAGCGTTCCCGGCGGCCGGACTTCCTTCAAGAGCATCGACCCGGTTGCTGTCGGTGCCGGCAGCATCGCATGCGTGTACCGGGCGGAACGCTTGGACGGGCGACCCGTCGCGGTCAAGCTCGCGCGCCCGCGAATCGCTTCGCGTGTCCAGCGCGACGTTCGCACGATCGGCCGCGTCGCCTCCGTCGTTGCGAAATCGCCCGGCCTGCGCGACGTCCCCGTGCAAGAGATGGTGCTCGCGGTCAGCCGGGCCGTGGTGACCCAGCTCGATTTCGTGACCGAGCGCCAATCCTTGGCCGGGCTCGCCGAACGAAGCGCGCATCTCGAGATGGTGACC
Proteins encoded in this window:
- a CDS encoding ArsR/SmtB family transcription factor, whose protein sequence is MIVDPTRPLYEVKAGLFKGLAHPIRIRILEVLSSAAEVPVASLLEQTSLEASHLSQHLAVLRRNRLVESERRGSLVYYRLAYAEVADLLRVARVLLGEILGTTEQQLVAQRELPEIPRADTWAEARG
- a CDS encoding SulP family inorganic anion transporter, with the translated sequence MSGTAARLRGLLPSAADYRGLGRTWRVDLLAGVTVGIVALPLALAFGVTSGAGAEAGLVTAIVAGFVAAVFGGSNVQVSGPTGAMVVVLAPIIAAHGVGVLAVVCVLAGLVVAAAGALRLGRAVSYIPWPVIEGFTLGIAVIIFLQQVPAALGTTAGPSPNALVAGVESLPTAAWPEVGWTLGIVGVVAAVMLLGPRWIHPRFPGSIVAIVLVTVVAAIAHLPVDTIGELPPGLPAPTLPTFTWDQLAGLAGPIFAVAALAAIESLLSARVAASISDTGPYDADRELVGQGLASIAAGLFGGMPATGAIARTAVNVRAGARTRLAAVVHAVLLLGVVSFGASIVGSIPLAALAGVLMVTATRMISIATVRSVVGSTRSDAIVFVVTAVITVSFDLIYAVLIGVAAAAFFALRALANSAGVHREELPGPAEPGDERIALFRLEGALFFGAAERVLERVGDIRDIEVVIIRMSQLQILDATGAQVITELITQLERRGVTVLVKGIRSHHLRLAERVGVVRSLRHQKHLFDELPPAVEHARSHVRRAAEAHGA
- a CDS encoding serine protein kinase RIO, translated to MTSSSSTASFDAASFDASALAFSQVEPDEHQRWSTWPATTPSERGPLPRPDWVVTSAAAIDTELGVVKSGKEADLFLIERAVPGVEPGAPGSTGQSTLLAAKRYRGAEHSDFHRSTVYTEGRGTRRSRDARAVKTGTTFGREVARVQWAMAEFAALRRLTELGASVPYPVQVHETEVLMEFIGDGRVAAPRLAQVRASHDELRDLFQQVVQFMRTLARAGLTHGDLSPYNLLVHRGRVVAIDLPQVVDVVANPAGFDLMHRDCVNLCTWFTRQRLECDAEQLFGELVAEVGW
- a CDS encoding helix-turn-helix transcriptional regulator translates to MRNDLAAPHPLRETAEQHFYSSYHFHRLFRQATGVPLAQFLGALRMQRAKELLAFTGTPAWEIASIVGYQSVGTFSTQFSRLTGISPARFREVARWIGDMTVQDVLAILPHVSTPQIQIRAHHPPDTVDRAYFFGMFAEAIPRGIPSVFAFIDPEGRTRLEGGTIDRPYVGLGMAVPISARLIEITTYHEDILVAGRTVEPGNETGPLDFTFRPADLGDPPLLSAVPLTYLASVVPTELERAGTPADTAWSRAQPPL